CTGGGGAGTCATGCACCAGGGGCTGTAAGGGTTGCCGTCGATCTTTTCGATGCGTCCGTCCCGGATCTTGACCTTGATCCCACAGTTGGTGTTACATTGCTGGCAACAGGAATAGAGTTGATTTTCCGGTTTGTAGTGCTCGTAGGCGTTGTTTTGAATGTCCGCGGCCCTGGCGTCCGGGGTTACGGCGGAGTCGATGACCTGCAACCCCGCGCCGGCGATCGCGGCGCTGCCGCCCAGCAAGGCCGTGTATTTCATGAAGTCGCGTCGATCCATGCGGCCTCCCTGGGGCTGTTCCAGTTCTTCATGCTTTTTATAGTGCTTAGGCATGGTGCGAACCTCCATTGTTGTTGAAAAGGGGCAGATACCGCGTCCCCAAGAGGGTGACCAATAGGCCTGTGGAAATCACCCAGAGGCTGACCAGCCACTCATTGAGGTTGGGCACGTATTCCGTGCGCAGACGGGGATGGTAGAAAACAGCCTCGAGCCCCTCCATCTTGTAGACGGCTAAATCCGGAATAACGAAATTGTAGCGTACAGCGGCAAAAGTGCTGAAGATCAAAAAGCAGGCAATGACCACTGATTTGACGTCCTTGCTTTTGAAAACTAATAAAAACAATGGTATAAGGCTGCCGATGAGCAGGTGTATGATCCAGAAAACCCACCAGTGAGGTCCGAAGACAATGAGGTTAAGGCTGGTAACCACTGCCTCCATGGCTGCCTGGTAGCCGATGAAAAACTGCATGGCTTCCAATCCAAGAAATACCAGGAGTAAAAACAGGATGACTCTGCCCAGGTCCAGGCACAGCCTGTCTTCATAACAGACACCGTCAGGATTGATGGGGTCCCTGCGCCGAAAAACATAGGTCAAGAAGGTGATCAACGCACCGCCGGAGAGCAGGGCCGCGACCACGAACAAAAAGGGCGTCATGGCGCTGTTCCAGACCGGGCGGCTGAGCAGAATCGCGAAAAATGAACCGTTGGTGGCGTAAAAGATCAGACCCACGGGAAGGCTGATCTTTGCCAGAATATGAACCTTATGCATATCCTTTTCGCGCTGTTCCTCACTGTAGCTGGTGCCGCCCATGGCAAGCAATCTATAGATGCGTCTGAGCGAGGAGCCCTTTGTTTCGTCGTTGGACCAGCGAATCAGGTCGCCGCGGATTAGGAAAAATGTTTTCAGGGCGTAAATGCCCAACATGGCGTTGAAGAGCACGAACATCCAGGTCAACATGGAGGAAAATGCCGGCGTAAGAAAAAATTGGTAAAAAGCCCGATGAATTTGACCAAGATCGAGAAGAATGAATTGAACCTCGCAAATCAGGGCCACCAGCACGACAAAAGCGGAGAGTGGCCCGATTTCCTCGAACTGTTTCATGCCCAGCACGTAGGTCATGATGGTCACCAAAAAAGCGCCGGCGGACAGACCGAGAAAGAAAAGATAGAACGCTACCCACAGCCCCCAGGGGATATAGGAGGTGAGGGCCGTAGGATTCAAGCCGTTCAGCAGCCGGTCAACAAGTCCGATTCCTCCGACCACCAATCCGACCGCGGCAATGATCATTAAGGGTACGAAGTATTTGTATTTCATGTTCAACCTCCTTATTTGAGATAGTACAGGGCCGGTTTGGTGGACAGTTCGGGTTTAAGTACGAAGACCCGTGGGGAGGCCAGTAATTCGGCGATCAGGCTGTCCGGGTCATTGCGATTGCCGAAGAACGTGGACCGACCGATGCACGTCGTCACGCAGGCCGGGAGCATGCCTTTGTCCAATCTGTGCTTACAGAAATGGCATTTACGGGCGTTGCCGATGGGGGAGCGCCATTTGCGTTGCGGCAATTCTTCGCCGTACTCGGGGGCGGGGTGGCGTTCATAAGCTTCAGCGCAAGCGGTTTTACCCAAGAGATTTCCCGGTTGGTCCGGGGTGTTGTTGGTGTACCATTCTCCAAAATCCGAGGTTCTGGCGGCATAGGGACATGCCACTAGGCAGTACCGACAACCGATACAACGATTGTACTTCATTATCGTAATGCCCTGGGCATCCTTGTACGTCGCGCTGACAGGACAGACCTTCACGCAGGGAGGATTTTGGCACTGCAAACAGGGTCTGGGCACAAATCTTCGGCGGACATTGGGATACGTCCCGATCTCTTCTTCCAGTACAGGTCGGTAGACCACGCCCGGGGGCAGCTTGTTCTCGGCCACGCAAGCCAGGGTACAGGCATGGCATCCGACGCATTTTGCCAGGTCGATGACCATGCTCCACTTGATCTTTGAATGATCGCCGGCCATGGCCCGTTGCACGTCGCGTTGCATGCGCACGAGCAGATCTTCACTGGGCAGGATTCTTGCCACGGGATACCTCCTTGAATTTTAACCAGATTTGATCGTATTTGATCGTAAAGCGAAAAGACTGTTGGCGGCTGTGTTGGCGATTTTGACTGATGTCCCGGGTCCCTCCTTATCTTGTAATTGCTCACTTCATTGCTGAAGGACAATGAGATAGGTCTAGGGCGGATCGCAGGCAATAAATCAATTCTTCCGGATCAATTAGCTTCGATATGACCGCGAAAAGATGTGTGCGTAACGCATCCTCAAGTTCCGGATGAAAAACTTTTCCGGAAATACCGATGATAATGACGTCTGGACGGACGCTTTTGATTTTGCGGATCATTGCGTTTGTGACGCCGTTCATTTGCAAATCTAGAAGAACGATGCATGCTCCCGAATGACCGAGGACCCTTTCGAAGTCTTGCAAACTGGGTACGAAAGAAAAAGCTTGGCCAACAACCTTAACCGCTTCCAGCACCGTTTGGCGATTTTCATCGTACTTTCCAACCAGTAATATTGGGCATCCCACGCTCGCCCCCTTTTTTATGCTTGGTCGTGGCGATTATCCGCAAAAAACAGTAACTCTTAAAGCAAAGGCCATGCCGTTGATCAGGGGCATTTCCCCGCTTTTTACATATCAATCCGACATCATTGCTTTAACTGATGGCATGCAGCCAGCGCACTGGATTCGGTGGAGCATTGTGTCGGCTATGTTGTGTCCAAAAACGAAACATTTTTTTAATTATTTTAAAATTAGTTTTTGGTTTAAGCTGGTTGTAGTGTGTAAATGTTGGACACAGTGATATGGATTTGCAGATATTTTACTGGTGCAATGTCTGGAAATATGATGGGCGGATCATTACACGGCCCTGGAAAAATCCTACCAGGACTTCTACGCTAAGCTGCTGACCACCGTCGCCCTGTTCTTCGAAAACAGGCTGGAACGCGGCCGGACAACACTCAGAGAACTGGAGGAGAGCCACGTCTTCATCTTAGGCAAGTTACGGGCCGTCATGAGCACGGCCACCGACGACGGCTGCGTGCCGTGTTTTTCGCGGTAAGCGTGGCGGACGCGGTTTATGATCAG
The sequence above is drawn from the Desulfonatronum sp. SC1 genome and encodes:
- the nrfD gene encoding NrfD/PsrC family molybdoenzyme membrane anchor subunit — its product is MKYKYFVPLMIIAAVGLVVGGIGLVDRLLNGLNPTALTSYIPWGLWVAFYLFFLGLSAGAFLVTIMTYVLGMKQFEEIGPLSAFVVLVALICEVQFILLDLGQIHRAFYQFFLTPAFSSMLTWMFVLFNAMLGIYALKTFFLIRGDLIRWSNDETKGSSLRRIYRLLAMGGTSYSEEQREKDMHKVHILAKISLPVGLIFYATNGSFFAILLSRPVWNSAMTPFLFVVAALLSGGALITFLTYVFRRRDPINPDGVCYEDRLCLDLGRVILFLLLVFLGLEAMQFFIGYQAAMEAVVTSLNLIVFGPHWWVFWIIHLLIGSLIPLFLLVFKSKDVKSVVIACFLIFSTFAAVRYNFVIPDLAVYKMEGLEAVFYHPRLRTEYVPNLNEWLVSLWVISTGLLVTLLGTRYLPLFNNNGGSHHA
- a CDS encoding 4Fe-4S dicluster domain-containing protein, giving the protein MARILPSEDLLVRMQRDVQRAMAGDHSKIKWSMVIDLAKCVGCHACTLACVAENKLPPGVVYRPVLEEEIGTYPNVRRRFVPRPCLQCQNPPCVKVCPVSATYKDAQGITIMKYNRCIGCRYCLVACPYAARTSDFGEWYTNNTPDQPGNLLGKTACAEAYERHPAPEYGEELPQRKWRSPIGNARKCHFCKHRLDKGMLPACVTTCIGRSTFFGNRNDPDSLIAELLASPRVFVLKPELSTKPALYYLK